The Chthoniobacterales bacterium genome contains a region encoding:
- a CDS encoding RtcB family protein → MNTKDLIRLGVPAGEPIKLAHEFIQNFIALGNDGTQLEAEIFNLVADPSAFFADPLRAPLARAIFRPAFTPRAELAPWKQWGVDLEPEAVKQMANACALPVAVAGALMPDAHLGYGLPIGGVLATDNAVVPYAVGVDIACRMKLTVYDRKANTIAGQRDRLANILESETRFGVGASFKERRDHDVMDEDWAVTPLTNRLRDKAWSQLGTSGSGNHFVEFGAFTVTTDDLGIPPGEYVALLSHSGSRGAGAQVCAEYSKRAMARHEHLPKELKHLAWLSLDEADGQEYWAAMNLMGRYAAANHALIHKHIAKKLGASVILDIENHHNFAWKERHVVDGSEREVIVHRKGATPAGAGVLGVIPGSMATPGFVVRGKGQPESLHSASHGAGRVMSRTKAMQSFTWSATKKLLAERGVELLSAGLDEVPGVYKDIHTVMAAQTDLVDVLGEFQPRLVKMCPAGEKAED, encoded by the coding sequence ATGAATACCAAAGACCTGATTCGCCTCGGCGTGCCTGCGGGCGAGCCGATCAAGCTCGCGCACGAGTTCATCCAGAACTTCATCGCTCTGGGTAACGACGGCACGCAGCTCGAGGCCGAGATCTTCAATCTCGTCGCCGATCCGTCGGCGTTCTTTGCGGATCCGCTGCGTGCGCCGCTGGCCCGCGCGATCTTCCGTCCTGCCTTCACTCCGCGCGCGGAGCTTGCGCCGTGGAAACAGTGGGGCGTCGACCTCGAGCCCGAGGCGGTGAAGCAGATGGCGAATGCCTGCGCGCTGCCGGTGGCGGTGGCGGGTGCGCTTATGCCCGACGCGCACCTCGGTTACGGACTGCCTATTGGTGGCGTGCTCGCGACCGATAACGCCGTCGTGCCTTACGCGGTCGGCGTCGACATCGCGTGCCGCATGAAGCTCACGGTCTACGACCGCAAGGCGAACACGATCGCCGGCCAGCGCGATCGCCTCGCGAACATCCTCGAGAGCGAGACGCGCTTCGGTGTCGGCGCATCCTTCAAGGAGCGTCGCGACCATGACGTGATGGACGAGGACTGGGCGGTGACCCCGCTCACAAATCGTCTGCGCGACAAGGCGTGGAGCCAGCTCGGAACGAGCGGAAGCGGCAACCACTTCGTGGAGTTCGGTGCGTTCACGGTGACGACGGACGATCTCGGCATCCCGCCGGGCGAATATGTCGCGCTGCTGAGCCACTCGGGTTCGCGTGGAGCGGGTGCGCAGGTTTGCGCCGAGTATTCCAAGCGCGCGATGGCGCGCCACGAGCACCTGCCAAAGGAGCTCAAGCACCTGGCGTGGCTCTCGCTCGACGAGGCCGATGGCCAGGAATACTGGGCCGCGATGAACCTGATGGGCCGCTACGCAGCCGCGAACCACGCGCTGATCCACAAGCATATCGCAAAGAAGCTCGGAGCGTCGGTGATCCTCGACATCGAGAACCACCACAACTTCGCGTGGAAGGAGCGCCATGTTGTGGACGGATCTGAGCGCGAGGTGATCGTGCACCGCAAGGGCGCGACGCCTGCGGGCGCCGGCGTTCTCGGAGTGATCCCGGGCTCAATGGCGACGCCGGGATTCGTCGTGCGCGGCAAGGGGCAGCCCGAGTCGCTGCATTCGGCCTCGCACGGTGCGGGCCGTGTAATGAGCCGCACGAAGGCGATGCAGTCCTTCACATGGAGTGCCACGAAGAAGCTGCTCGCCGAGCGAGGCGTCGAACTGCTCTCGGCGGGGCTCGACGAGGTGCCCGGCGTCTACAAGGACATCCACACGGTCATGGCTGCGCAGACCGATCTGGTCGACGTGCTGGGCGAGTTCCAGCCGCGACTGGTGAAGATGTGCCCGGCCGGCGAGAAGGCCGAGGACTAA
- a CDS encoding TROVE domain-containing protein — translation MKFNTLLKRAAAGNTTNLAGGRAFIQSTKEELVSILLTATLGDTFYRSGDATVARVKELVAATADKRFVAKAAIYARTKAGMRSVSHLVAAELAASVKGEPWTKTFCERVVHRPDDALEILACYLAAGDRPIPNALKKGLGAALARFDEYQLANYRRESAEIKLVDAVNLLHPPHSEPLRKLVRGELAPAETWETKLTQAGARGETDGEVAELKGAAWDELIASRKLGYFALLRNLRNILEQAPQSVDAALAMLVDDRLIAKSLVLPFRYLTALDAVQASNLPRASQALAAINDAVDKALANVPRFAGRTLIALDCSGSMAGRPLQIGSLFAAVLAKANRKADVMLFSDDAKFITVNLRDSTLTLAREIASRAAPAGTNFHAIFQRAKAAYDRIVILSDMQGWIGHNAPVKTFADYKRRTGSDPRVFSFDLAGYGTLQFPERHVYCLAGFSDKALQTMSFLEEDKGALLREIEAIEL, via the coding sequence ATGAAGTTCAACACCCTGCTCAAGCGCGCCGCGGCCGGCAACACCACCAACCTCGCCGGCGGCCGCGCATTCATCCAGTCGACGAAGGAAGAGCTCGTCTCGATCCTGCTCACGGCGACGCTCGGCGATACGTTTTACCGCAGCGGCGATGCGACCGTCGCGCGCGTGAAGGAACTCGTCGCCGCCACGGCCGACAAGCGCTTCGTCGCGAAGGCGGCCATCTACGCTCGCACCAAGGCGGGCATGCGCTCGGTCTCGCACCTCGTCGCCGCGGAACTCGCGGCCTCGGTCAAGGGAGAGCCGTGGACCAAGACGTTCTGTGAGCGTGTGGTCCACCGCCCCGACGACGCGCTCGAAATCCTCGCGTGCTATCTCGCCGCGGGCGACCGTCCGATCCCGAACGCCCTCAAGAAGGGCCTCGGCGCAGCGCTCGCCCGTTTCGACGAATACCAGCTCGCGAACTATCGACGCGAGTCGGCCGAGATCAAGCTGGTGGACGCAGTGAACCTGCTCCACCCGCCGCACTCGGAGCCGCTGCGCAAGCTTGTCCGTGGCGAACTCGCTCCCGCGGAGACGTGGGAGACCAAGCTCACCCAGGCCGGCGCGCGCGGTGAAACCGACGGCGAGGTCGCGGAGCTCAAGGGCGCCGCGTGGGACGAGCTCATCGCCTCGCGCAAGCTCGGCTACTTCGCGCTCTTGCGAAACCTGCGCAACATTCTTGAGCAGGCCCCGCAGAGCGTGGACGCCGCGCTCGCGATGCTGGTCGACGACCGGCTGATTGCGAAGTCGCTCGTGCTGCCGTTTCGCTACCTCACCGCGCTCGATGCCGTGCAGGCCAGCAACCTGCCGCGCGCGAGCCAGGCGCTGGCTGCGATCAACGACGCCGTGGACAAGGCTCTCGCCAACGTGCCCCGCTTCGCCGGCCGCACGCTCATCGCGCTCGATTGCTCGGGCTCGATGGCCGGTCGTCCGCTGCAGATTGGCTCGCTGTTCGCCGCCGTGCTGGCCAAGGCCAACCGCAAGGCGGACGTCATGCTCTTCAGCGACGATGCGAAGTTCATCACGGTCAACCTGCGCGACTCGACCCTCACGCTCGCGCGTGAGATTGCGAGCCGTGCGGCGCCGGCCGGCACGAACTTCCATGCGATCTTCCAGCGCGCAAAGGCTGCCTACGATCGCATCGTGATCCTGTCCGACATGCAGGGCTGGATCGGTCACAACGCGCCGGTCAAGACGTTCGCCGACTACAAGCGACGAACGGGCTCCGATCCGCGCGTGTTCAGCTTCGATCTCGCCGGCTACGGCACGCTCCAGTTTCCCGAGCGCCACGTTTACTGCCTGGCGGGTTTTTCCGACAAGGCGCTGCAGACGATGAGCTTCCTCGAGGAGGACAAGGGCGCGCTGCTGCGCGAGATCGAGGCGATCGAACTGTAA
- a CDS encoding HNH endonuclease produces MNDILNKQTVLVLNRNWQAIHVKTPAEAFCMLATGAATALDIQGDDWITPVRWDAWLALPVRDYDHGVNTPRGRVRVPTVIVAANYAKVPMRRPAFGPRGIWERDGGVCQYTGRKLERGDGNIDHVIPRSRGGSTSWENCVLAHREVNSRKADRLPQEVGLKLLRRPATPRLLPTSASIRNLHAIPDWKHFLSN; encoded by the coding sequence ATGAATGACATTCTCAACAAGCAGACGGTGCTGGTGCTGAACCGCAACTGGCAGGCGATCCACGTGAAGACGCCGGCCGAGGCGTTCTGCATGCTCGCGACCGGCGCGGCCACCGCACTCGACATCCAGGGTGATGACTGGATCACGCCTGTCCGTTGGGACGCCTGGCTCGCGCTGCCTGTCCGCGATTACGACCACGGAGTTAATACGCCGCGGGGTCGAGTTCGCGTGCCGACGGTCATTGTCGCGGCCAACTACGCAAAGGTGCCGATGCGCCGGCCGGCGTTCGGTCCGCGCGGCATCTGGGAACGCGATGGCGGCGTGTGCCAATACACAGGCCGAAAGCTCGAGCGCGGCGATGGGAACATCGACCACGTCATTCCCCGCTCCCGCGGAGGATCGACGTCATGGGAAAACTGCGTGCTGGCGCATCGCGAGGTGAACTCGAGGAAGGCCGATCGCCTGCCCCAGGAGGTCGGCCTCAAGCTGCTCCGCCGCCCGGCGACTCCGCGCCTGCTGCCAACTTCGGCCAGCATTCGGAATCTTCACGCGATCCCGGACTGGAAGCATTTCCTCTCAAACTGA
- a CDS encoding Fic family protein, with the protein MIILDMCLGCGDIHRKSATIMSYIYEVEGWPDFQWDHSSLLPLVAEIRHKQGRLLGRMEGLGFRFRAEAQLSTLTEDAVKSSAIEGERLDAEQVRSSIARRLGFEFAGTAVPSRHVEGIVEIMLDATQQFSRPLTKERLFGWHAALFPTGYSGLYKIAVGEWRRPESGPMQVVSGPIGREKVHFEAPAAEKVDAEMAAFLAWFDRSEIDPVLKAGVAHLWFVTIHPFSDGNGRIGRAIADMALARADLTTDRFYSMSAQIESERKDYYHQLETVQKAGLDITPWLTWFLGCLRRAIEKAEAGLQQTLKKARLWERIDSDLVNVRQRKVINRLFDGLEGKLTTSKYAKLAKCSSDTALRDIKDLVERGVLVQDEAGGRSTSYHLVDFAEDEGS; encoded by the coding sequence GTGATTATTCTCGATATGTGCCTCGGGTGCGGCGATATTCACCGCAAATCTGCAACGATTATGTCCTACATCTACGAAGTCGAAGGGTGGCCGGATTTTCAATGGGACCATTCCTCCCTGCTTCCGCTGGTCGCCGAGATCCGACACAAGCAGGGGCGACTGCTTGGCCGGATGGAAGGACTCGGGTTTCGATTTCGTGCCGAGGCGCAATTGTCGACGCTGACCGAGGACGCTGTGAAATCCAGCGCCATCGAGGGAGAGCGATTGGATGCCGAGCAGGTGCGTTCCTCGATCGCCCGGCGCCTTGGTTTCGAGTTTGCCGGCACCGCAGTTCCGAGCCGCCACGTCGAGGGGATCGTCGAGATCATGCTGGACGCCACACAACAATTCTCCCGGCCTCTGACGAAGGAGCGGCTGTTCGGCTGGCACGCCGCGCTGTTTCCAACCGGCTATAGCGGACTTTATAAAATCGCCGTGGGCGAGTGGCGCAGACCGGAAAGCGGTCCCATGCAGGTGGTTTCCGGTCCGATCGGACGCGAGAAAGTTCATTTTGAGGCTCCAGCGGCGGAAAAAGTCGACGCCGAAATGGCGGCTTTTCTCGCGTGGTTTGACCGAAGCGAGATTGATCCCGTCCTTAAGGCCGGAGTCGCCCATTTGTGGTTCGTCACAATCCACCCTTTCTCCGACGGAAACGGGCGAATTGGCCGTGCGATTGCCGACATGGCGCTCGCCCGGGCCGACCTCACCACGGATCGATTCTACAGCATGTCGGCGCAGATCGAGTCCGAGAGGAAGGACTACTATCACCAATTGGAGACGGTGCAGAAGGCAGGCCTCGACATCACCCCTTGGCTCACCTGGTTCCTCGGTTGCCTGCGCCGGGCGATCGAGAAAGCTGAAGCCGGGCTCCAACAGACTTTGAAAAAGGCCCGGCTGTGGGAACGCATCGATTCCGATCTCGTGAATGTGCGGCAGCGCAAGGTCATCAACCGCCTGTTTGACGGCCTCGAGGGAAAACTCACGACTTCGAAATACGCAAAGCTCGCGAAGTGCTCTTCCGACACGGCCCTTCGCGACATCAAGGATTTGGTCGAGCGCGGGGTGCTCGTCCAGGACGAAGCCGGCGGACGTAGCACCAGTTACCACCTCGTCGATTTTGCCGAAGACGAGGGTTCGTAG
- a CDS encoding nucleotidyltransferase domain-containing protein has product MHGTNVHQRVRDALVRIESERNVRVLYACESGSRAWGFASRDSDYDVRFIYVHQRDWYLSVEDRRDVIELPIADDLDVSGWELRKALRLLRKSNPPLLEWLKSPIVYQYDPAFVTEFGALASEFYSPRRCFAHYLHMGFGNWRGYLQGREFVSLKKYLYVFRPVLACRWIERQLGQVPMLFAQLVEGVLEETDVRSALEELVARKRSGEELDVEAPVEALSRFVERELTRLDALREPAECGGDVEELNGFFRRYALAA; this is encoded by the coding sequence ATGCACGGAACCAATGTTCACCAGCGCGTCCGCGACGCGCTCGTTCGGATCGAGTCCGAGCGAAACGTGCGCGTGCTTTACGCGTGCGAGAGCGGCAGTCGCGCGTGGGGATTCGCCTCGCGTGACAGCGACTACGACGTTCGATTCATCTACGTCCACCAGCGAGACTGGTATCTCTCTGTCGAGGACCGGCGGGATGTCATTGAGCTGCCGATCGCGGACGACCTCGACGTGAGCGGCTGGGAGCTGCGCAAGGCGCTGCGCCTGCTCCGCAAGAGCAACCCGCCGCTGCTCGAGTGGCTCAAGTCGCCGATCGTCTATCAATACGATCCGGCGTTCGTCACCGAGTTCGGCGCGCTTGCCAGCGAGTTTTATTCACCGCGGCGCTGCTTCGCGCACTACCTGCACATGGGCTTCGGCAACTGGCGGGGCTACCTGCAGGGCCGCGAGTTTGTGAGCCTGAAGAAGTATCTCTACGTCTTCAGGCCAGTGCTCGCGTGCCGCTGGATCGAGCGACAACTCGGCCAGGTGCCGATGCTCTTCGCGCAGCTCGTGGAGGGCGTTCTCGAGGAGACCGACGTGCGCTCCGCACTCGAGGAACTTGTCGCGCGCAAGCGCTCCGGCGAGGAACTCGATGTGGAGGCGCCGGTCGAGGCGCTCTCGCGCTTCGTCGAGAGGGAATTGACGAGGCTCGATGCGCTTAGGGAGCCGGCCGAGTGCGGAGGTGATGTGGAGGAGCTTAACGGCTTCTTCCGTCGCTACGCGCTCGCCGCCTGA